A window from Triticum aestivum cultivar Chinese Spring chromosome 6D, IWGSC CS RefSeq v2.1, whole genome shotgun sequence encodes these proteins:
- the LOC123144718 gene encoding cyclin-F2-2, whose amino-acid sequence MMHYAIAMDPYAGAFARPPPPGFFSVGSCARAANRPARRPPPPGSFGIGSCFRPAADVPARRPRPPGFFGACRPRVLPPAPCEVPLPPKFSKPAAPAPAPVSCVAAASTKLQRLCPDYEDDIDHNLRLIEKNAEERPLPDYLKKVQQDRVSEAARASLVGWMDKFVQDHDLADGTLHHAVAYVDRVLSVRALTTDSGYELRLLAAAAIFVAAKYEDRKAVWKLKADQIARYGKFAAGKEVLDMEREMVEVLGYQLGGPTAHTFLGHFMRYAEGEDKTKILPLATRLVDQSLLNYTCLRILPSVVAASAIFLARRTLNPPDVLAWNTELTELTGYNCSDMTACVLNMFFFSRSLIYSPPS is encoded by the coding sequence ATGATGCATTACGCCATCGCCATGGATCCCTACGCGGGCGCCTTTGCTCGACCTCCGCCTCCCGGCTTCTTCAGCGTCGGATCCTGCGCTCGGGCCGCCAACAGGCCTGCTCGTCGACCTCCGCCTCCCGGCTCCTTCGGCATCGGATCCTGCTTTCGCCCAGCTGCCGACGTGCCAGCTCGTCGACCTCGGCCTCCCGGTTTCTTCGGTGCCTGCCGTCCCAGGGTGCTCCCGCCAGCGCCGTGCGAGGTGCCCCTGCCACCAAAGTTCTCAAAGCCTGCGGCGCCGGCACCAGCGCCGGTCTCctgcgtcgccgccgcctccacaaAGCTTCAGCGGCTGTGCCCTGACTACGAAGACGACATCGACCACAACCTCCGGTTGATAGAGAAGAACGCCGAGGAGCGGCCGCTACCGGACTACTTGAAGAAGGTGCAGCAGGATCGGGTGAGCGAGGCAGCGCGCGCCTCCCTCGTCGGATGGATGGACAAGTTCGTCCAAGACCATGATCTGGCCGACGGAACGCTCCACCACGCCGTCGCCTACGTCGACCGGGTGCTGTCGGTGCGAGCTCTGACGACTGACAGCGGCTACGAGCTACGCCTCCTGGCTGCCGCGGCCATCTTTGTCGCCGCCAAATACGAGGACCGGAAAGCCGTGTGGAAGCTGAAGGCCGACCAGATCGCCAGGTACGGCAAGTTCGCCGCGGGCAAGGAGGTGCTCGACATGGAGCGCGAGATGGTGGAGGTGCTCGGGTACCAACTCGGCGGCCCCACGGCGCACACCTTCCTGGGCCACTTCATGAGGTACGCCGAGGGGGAGGACAAGACCAAGATCCTGCCATTGGCGACTCGCCTCGTCGATCAGTCTCTGCTCAACTACACGTGCCTCCGCATCTTGCCATCTGTCGTGGCGGCGTCCGCGATCTTCCTCGCGAGGCGGACCCTGAATCCGCCCGACGTCCTGGCGTGGAACACGGAGCTGACGGAGCTGACGGGTTACAACTGCTCGGACATGACAGCCTGCGTGCTTAATATGTTCTTCTTCTCGCGCTCGCTCATCTATAGCcctccttcttga